The window GCACCTGACCCGCCGAAGTCGCGGTGTCGAGGCGTGACACCACCGCCAGAAACGACTCCGCCGCCCGGGACAGGTCGGCCGCGCCGGCGCGCACGTCCACCGATACGGTGTCGAGGTGCCTCGACTGGACGCGCACGGTGCGCGCCAGGTCGGCCGAGAGCAGCGAGACGCTCCGGATGGACGCGCGCAGCTCGCGGGCCGCGCTGTCGTTGAACGCCACCTGGAAGCGCTGGGCCACGGAGGCCACGTCGCCGGCAATGCCGCCCGCGACGGTGGTCAGCTGGGCGACGTCGGGGAGCACCGCGCCCGCGAGCGTTCCCTTCTGCCCCGATGCCGCGGTGATCGCCGCGGCAACGTCCCGGTTGTTCGGCACCGCACCGCGCTCCAGCACCGTGGCCTGCCACTCTCCAAACAGCGAGGATGCGCCGAGCAGGACCACCGGATCGCGTGGCAGCTGGACATCGCCGTTGAGGGAGAGCCGCACCTGCACCCAGCCGTATTCGTCGAGCTCGATGGCCTCCACCTTGCCGCTCTTCACGCCGCGAATGACCACGGCATTGCCGACCTGCACCTGGCCGACATCGCTGAACCGCGCCACGACACGGTTGCGCCTGGTGCCGATGTCGGCCTCGCGCAGGAAGAGCGAGACGCCGATCACCAGCGCGATGGCGCCCAGGATCACGGCGCCCAGCATAAAGTCGTTCGATCGTTGCTTCATACCGCCCTCCCCAGCAGCCAGACGACCGCCCAGAACGCATCGAGCACGAGAATGAGCACGGCCGACGTGACCACGGCGCGCGTGGCGGCCGCGCCCACGCCCTCCGCGCCGCCGCGTGTCTCGAGGCCGCAGGCGCAGCCCACCGCCGTGACGGCGAGGCCGAAGCTTGCGGCCTTCACCAGGCCGTAGCGCACGTCGAAGTCGTCGAAGAAGAGGCGCGCGCCCTTCAGGAACTGCTCCGACGACAGGTCGAGCAGCCCCATCGACGCCACCCATCCCGCGAACAGCCCGACCATCATCGCCACGCCGACGACCACCGGAAACATCAGGAGTCCGGCGAGCAGGCGCGGCACCACGAGGTACGCGATTGGATCATACGCGAGCGTCTCGAGCGCATCGATCTGCTCGGTCACCCGCATCGTGCCGATCTCGGCGGCGATATTGGCGCCCACGCGTCCGGCAAGCGCCAGCCCCGTGAGCACCGGGGCCAGTTCCATCATCACCGTCTTCTGCACCAGCGTGCCGACGAGATACCGCGGCACGGAGTTCGTGAAGCTGTAGCTCGCGAGCAAGGCCAGCACGATCCCGGTGAAGGCGGCAATCAGCATGCCGATGGGAATGGACCCGACGCCCAGCTTGCGCATCTGGTCGGTCGTGAGCGGTCCCCAGGTGCGCACGTCGCGCGCCGCGCGGACCGCCTCAACGCCCATGCGCCCCGCACTGCCGAGACCCTCGAGCGCCTCGCGGACGGACCGGCCGACGAACTCGATCATACGTGCAGTCTATGGCGCGCGGACGGGGCTCGTTAGAGGGATCTCCCTTCACGCGTCGTCGGCGCGCGCATTACCGGGGGCCGGTCCGCCGCCGTCGGGCTACGGGTTGTCCGCGGCCAGCGTGAAGCGCGGAATCTCGCAGGCGAAGCGCTCGCCGTCCGCCGCCGCAAAGAAGTACTCGCCTTCCATGAAGCCGCTGCGCCCCTTGAGGACGCAGAAGCTCTGGTACTCGTGCACGCCGCCGGGCACCATGAGCGGCTGCTCGCCCACGACGCCATCGCCCACGACCTCGGTGTCGCCGTCCGCGTCGTCGTGAATGCGCCACCGGCGGGAGAGCAGCTGCGCCGCGCGCGTGCCCACGTTCTCGATGCGCACGAAGTAGGCAAAGACAAACTGCCGCTGCTCCGGCGCCGACTGATCGGCGAGAAAGGCCGGCCGCACCGTGATGCGGAAGCCGTTGGTCAGCTTATAGAAGAAGGGCGGCACGGTCCTAATCTACTGCTGATCGAGGATATGGAATCCGGAATGGGAACCCGGATTCCGATGAAGGATTTCGACTGGCGATCGCACGGTGAATGGACGCTCCCGTCGCGAATCATTGTCCGCCGTCGCGATCCTCAATCGTAATCCGGATTCCCGATCCTCAATCGCCTACGGCCTCGCCCTTACGATCGACAGCGTCACAATCACCTGTCGCGGCAACCCCGGCTCGAACGCCACGGGGACCCCGCCAACCACGTCGGGATTCAGAAACGCCGACGCGAGGTAGCGCTGGTCGGTCAGGTTCTGGACGCTCACCGACCCGCGCACGCCAAGGCCGCGGGCCAGCTCGATCACGCGATCGGTATGGAGTCCCGCGCTGAGGATCGTCGATCCGGGGACGGTGATGCGGTTCGCGTCATCGGCGAAGTAGCGGCCCGTCTGCTGGACGCCCAGCTGCAGGCGCAGCCCGTGCGCGCGCTCGGGCGCCCACGACGCGCTGCCGTTGACGGTGAGCTTCGGCACGCCGACGACCTCGTTGTCCGAATAGTCCGCAAACCGTCCGGGCTTGCCGTAGTGCACCGA of the Gemmatimonadaceae bacterium genome contains:
- a CDS encoding ABC transporter permease, which codes for MIEFVGRSVREALEGLGSAGRMGVEAVRAARDVRTWGPLTTDQMRKLGVGSIPIGMLIAAFTGIVLALLASYSFTNSVPRYLVGTLVQKTVMMELAPVLTGLALAGRVGANIAAEIGTMRVTEQIDALETLAYDPIAYLVVPRLLAGLLMFPVVVGVAMMVGLFAGWVASMGLLDLSSEQFLKGARLFFDDFDVRYGLVKAASFGLAVTAVGCACGLETRGGAEGVGAAATRAVVTSAVLILVLDAFWAVVWLLGRAV
- the apaG gene encoding Co2+/Mg2+ efflux protein ApaG; the protein is MPPFFYKLTNGFRITVRPAFLADQSAPEQRQFVFAYFVRIENVGTRAAQLLSRRWRIHDDADGDTEVVGDGVVGEQPLMVPGGVHEYQSFCVLKGRSGFMEGEYFFAAADGERFACEIPRFTLAADNP
- a CDS encoding MlaD family protein gives rise to the protein MKQRSNDFMLGAVILGAIALVIGVSLFLREADIGTRRNRVVARFSDVGQVQVGNAVVIRGVKSGKVEAIELDEYGWVQVRLSLNGDVQLPRDPVVLLGASSLFGEWQATVLERGAVPNNRDVAAAITAASGQKGTLAGAVLPDVAQLTTVAGGIAGDVASVAQRFQVAFNDSAARELRASIRSVSLLSADLARTVRVQSRHLDTVSVDVRAGAADLSRAAESFLAVVSRLDTATSAGQVRHIVSESEKAAAQVREASARLNQITQSLERTESHLRGVMARADSVLLKVDRGQGTLGLLVNDPRLYQNTDSLLRELRALLADVQKQPKRYFGVKIF